atttagaaaaaaaaacactaaaatgatttcatattttgtgcagcaaagtttttttaaggcaatGTTCGAATATGAAGACTGAATGATGGTGATGATCATCATCTTGGTTTCTTCACGCCCTCAAGAGGATGCGAATCGTAGTTGCGCTCCTGTGATTTTCAAAACTACACTTCCCATCATGAAAATGGTTTATTATGCCGCAGTTATTTCCGCGATACATTGAAACGGCTTCCGTGTTCACAGTGTGGCCGAGCAATGGACGCGAACCCTGTTAAAGCTCTAATATTTGACTTGGACAACACACTTATTGACACCAATGGGGCTGGTCGATATGCGATACAGAAGGTGCTATTCTCCTTAAAGTAGTTTAGTTTTCTACATATGCTCTTTCGCAACTACTTGATtgccttttttatttacttgaCATGCAAACCACACCCTTGCTGtcaaattaataaatgacaGTCATTTGTACTTTTATTTCCAGTAATTAAAAAGCACTGTCCTTCTTTTTAATTAGACCTATTCTGCAGCCAGATGCTTACCCCGGTTTGCTGATTCTGCACATTTTGTGTCTTGATCAGTAGTTATAAAACTGCTTTTTATCCAAAATATGATTCAGAAAATACAAAGATCCTTTTCTAAATTAATCTTATTTAacttttattaataataaataccaAACAATGCTTATGGCCCCAGGTAACTGATTGTTTTCATCATATTTGCCTCATTGCATGTCATTGCATGCACCATCATGGAAACCAACTGAAGTGTAgaatagtagtattttttgcCACTGCATTATCAGCAATTGTTATGATCAAATAACGTTTTTAATTGCAATATTTTGTGTGAAATTTGCAGACCCAAGCACTTTTGAAGACCACATTGACTCTTGATGATGGGACCATCACCAACATTTGTGAAAAGTTCATGCAGAAACTTCTGCACGAAAAGCCCGAGCCGACATCAGGCAAATCCATCGATGACATCCGAGTGGGTCACTGGGATGAAAGTATTAAGGAATGTGTGGACAGTTGTTCAACACCCAATTTGGCAGCTCAGTGCTACTACTTGTGGAAAAATAGCCGACTGGAGCTACTTAAACTTGCCCCTGAAATCTCCGACCTTCTAAAACAACTCAGGAGGAAATACAAACTGTTACTACTGACCAACGGGAATGCTCAAACACAAAGGGAAAAAGTGGAGGCTGTCGATTGTGAAGCCTTTTTTGATAGGATTGTGGTGGGGGGAGATTATGCTGAGCAAAAACCTTACCCCTCTATCTTCAGACTGTGTTTTGATTTGCTGCAGGTGGAGGCCCAGGACTGTATTATGGTCGGAGACTCTTTGGACACTGACATTCAAGGAGGGTTCATGGCAAAAGTGCGCGCTACAGTTTGGATTAATAAGTCTGGTGATGCAGTGCCTGATGGGGCAGCCAAACCTGACTACATTATTTCAACTGTATTGGATCTGGAAGATGTTTTAGCAAAAGTAAATTAGGGGCAAATGGGAATATTACATAAAAACGGTAACCCTTGACAGTGTGTAAGAGcttaaacctttttaaaaatcaaaccaaCGTATTGAGATGCAAGAacatgtgctgttttttttgttacatgaGCAGGTTCTGTAACATGAGAATAAAATTCATACTGTGACtgtcttaaattaaaaaaatgattttaaaacttttatgcactatttttttctcaaatgttgCAGATTGAGGgcaaaacattaacatttatagccagtcttcccagtttcgccatggcaaaaaaaaataatggatgaaTAATTGCTGAtaatatttttcaacaaaaatagtCACAGTAGCCAAATTTTAGGATTCTACTTTGCTATTCGCTGCAGTGAGCGTGTCcctaaaagaatgaatgaattcctcCTCGCTAAACATAACAAAATCTTCAGTTAACCATTGcctgttgattgttttttttttaacttacatCGAGTCGTAACCCGTTCCcacattttttgaaatgacaaCACACTATCTTGTGTCATCATGGGCTATGATGTCACATCAATGATCACATGGCATGACTTCATAGAGTGGCTGTGTTTGCTGACCATGCACTTGACACAAGGATATAGCCCCCAATAGGAAAATGATTTCCCCAACTCCCCACATAATAtcgttaaaatgataaaatggcaATGGGTGTAAACTCAAATACTCAACACTCATCTTCTGAATCTGGTTGGTATTTCTGCATGTGGTGTTTATCATTTACAATGAATCACTGTTGactttttaacctttttatgTGCACTCCAATCCGTGCATTTGTAGATCCGAAGAAAACATCGACGCCATTTGAAAAGttacaatccaatatcctgacCAGTAAATCTACTACCTACCTGGTTAAGGACTTGATCGGTGAAGGGACATTTGGTAAAGTTGCTCAGTGTGTAAACTTGAGTACGTCACAGACTGTCGCCCTCAAGGTCCTAAAAACCAAGTCAAATGTGGTTTCCAAAATGGAGGTATCAAATCACCGATACTTATTCAACATCTTGAGGTATTTAATGACTCTTGTTGGTGTTGTTTTGTCCATAGATCAAAATACTGGAAATTGTGAGAGCTCTGGATCCGGTAAAAAAGAGCATTGTGAAATATATCGAAAACTTTGAGCATGAAGGGTACACGTGTTTGGCTTTTGAAATGCTAGACATGAGCCTTTTTGATTTTGTCAAGAAACGGAATAAGCCACTGTCCATCAGTGAGATACGGCCAATTGCACATCAGGTAAACCTGTGAATTTATCAAACAACTTGATGAAAATACcctcaagaaaaaaatgctttttttttaattctgcagTTGCTTATGGCATTTGAGGCTCTTAAAGGTATCCGAATCATTCATGCAGACCTGAAGCCTGATAACATTATGCTGGTAAATCATTCATGTGAGCCATTCAGGGTTAAATTAATAGATTTTGGCTGCTCCCTTCAATCCTCTGCAGTGACATTAGGGATGACCATACAGCCAATGGGGTACCGGTAAGTACTTCTTGGAATTTGCTACCGTGCAACCTCCAAGGTCAAATGCTAACCCATTTtcccaacatttatttttaaatgtacttactTTTTTTCTGATGTTTCGCCAAATAGAGCCCCCGAAGTCACCCTCGGCCTCCCCATCTCTGAGCAAGTGGACATGTGGGGTCTTGGCTGCGCTCTCACATTCTTGCACATTGGCCAGCATCTTTTTGCCACAAATTGCGAGTACCAGATGGTAAAAAAAGAGTATAATTCTCTTTctgttattataaatgtgagacAGAAGAAAGTGTCTACTGATCGGTCTTTTGCCTCCCAAAAAGATGAAAACCATTGTACAAATACGAGGACAGCCAGCCGATTCACTCCTCACAGCAGGCAAATACAGCCAAAAGTATTTCACCAATTTAGACTTTAAACAGTGGAAACTAAAGGTATTAATATCGAACTCTTTTGTATTAAAATACTTCAAGTAGCCATTtttaatatgtttatttttttgttgctcatCCAGACTCCAAATGAATATAAGCTCACAAACAGAGAAGAGACTAAAACATGGAAGACCCGATTAAAGTCTTTGGACGCCTTAAGAACAGTAAGTTGTccattatttattaaaatactCTTGAAATAACTTTTCCAAAGTGCGACGAATCCATTTGGTTGATTACTGATCAAATAGTTCATTTTATTCAGTGTTGgaaaagagttttttttcatgtcaaatgGTCCAACAATATGGGTCAGCAATctttgttttagcagaaacgaGAGGATACAACAGAAGTCATCAGTGAATTTGAAGATCAGAATGAGTTTGTTAGCTTTCTAAAAAGTCTTCTAAACATTCAAGCTGAGAGAAGAATCGCACCAACAGAGGCTCTCAAGCATCGTTATGTCTCCATGGCTCATCTAGTTCACGAGAGCCACACCAGCTCATAGTAAGTAAATAATTCCTTATATATGCACGATGTGCTGTAACTCAACATAAAATGAGCATTAAATAACATTTGATCCCTCCAAAAACTTGCCAGATATCTTCTGTTTTTCTTCCTACGCTGCTTTATTCATGATCgatttatttttacagtgtgGACAATGCTTTTGATCAAATGCTAGTTTGCCATATGGAAGGATTTGAAGAGGAGCTCATCTCAGACAGCGAAGATGACGACAAGCCTGCCTACAATATCATTTTACACTCATCCTTCTCATCCGATGGATCTGCAGACACAGGACATTGGAGTAGTAGTGACTCATCTGATGGAACATCAGAAGCTTATACGCAAACGGATCAGGATGAATTTGGGCCTGTGGAGAAAAACATCACAGTTTATATGTGCAGCGAATGTGGAAACTTGTTAAACAAGCACTAATCTGCTACTACAGGAAGAATGTTTTGACCACTTTGCATGTAATAATCATTAGATTGCGGGATTCTTCTCTAAACTGTGTGTTGTACGCTCATTTTTAATCGATTTGACACCAAACACGACTTTAGATTTTACTTAAGTAACAACTGAACATGTTTGCAATTCAGTACTTAGAAATGATGCATATAATTCCGTAGCCCTCACAACTGTTTCTTGTGATCAAAACCAACAATTTTGAGactattttatgatttttagaTTAACCAGCTATTTTTAATTATGTAATGTAAAGATGCAGaaaaggtttttaaaatgtctagtcaacacaccaacaacaacatgacTGTAGGCATGATAGATCTTCAGCCTGGAATAATAAATTATTCCAGGCTGAAGAATATTATTTGcttttaataattaaattattaaaagcaaatattttaagAAGACTACTAAAGAATAGGGCTGGCACAACTTGTAAATTAGTCTTCTTTTACTAAAACAAATACCATGCgattttcaattttgttttcatcaaacattgaaaatacatatattataatCACCCCAATATCAATTGACGTCAGATGGATTCAGGTCGAAACTATTAGTGGTGCAGGTTGTGATCGCCGGGCACGGTGGCTCGTGCCTGTAATCCAAGTCACTGGGAGGCTGAGACTGATGGATCGCTTGAGATCAGGAGTTCTGAGCTGCAGCGGACTATGTCGAGCGGGTGTCTGCGTTAAGTTCGGTATCGATATGGTGGTCCCGTGGGAGCTTGGGACCACCAGGTCGTCTAAAGAGAGGTGTACCGGCCCAGGTCGGAAACGGAGCAGGTCAAATCCTCCGTACTGATCAGTAGCGAGATCGCGCCTGTGAGTAGACGCTGTAGTGCAACCTGGGCGAGATAGTGAGACTCTGtcttttataacaaaaaatactacacatttttacacagcGTTTTTTTCTGGTTAAAACGGCCAAGGTTGTCATTTTGGTGACTAATTGGATCGAAAAGTGAACATCCAGAACATTGGCTGAACACGCAGTACCACTAATTGCCACTTGAGGGGGGTCGTCAAAACTGCCGACTGAAACCACAAGATGTCGCCCTAACGCATGGTGACGTCACGAGCATTTAATTCAAAAGCACTATGAGCGCCGGCTGTTCTTGTCGGGCATGGTGGCGCGTGCCTGTAATCCAAGTCACTGGGAGACTGAGACTGGCGGATCGTTTGAGCTCAGGAGTTCTGAGCTGCAGCGGACTATGTCGAGCGGGCGTCCGCGCTAAGTTCGGTATCGATATGGTGTTCCCGGGGGAGCTCGGGCCCACCAGGTCGTCTAAGGAGGGGTGCACCGGCCCAGGTCGGAAACGGAGCAGGTCAAAGCCCCCGTGCCGATCAGTAGCGGGATCGCGCCTGTGAATAGACGCTGTAGTGCAGCCTGGGTAATACGGCGAGacacagttttttttggtaAGTAAAATTATAATACACGCGCTTTCTAACGAAAATAACATGACTAATATTGGTAGATCAAAACTAATATCGCGTTAGTTCCTcagcaaaacattgttttcacgTGTCCTATACTGCCCCCTTCTGAAGAAATAACACAACTACTACATAGTTAAAAGCAAGAGACTGGTGGAAAATAATATTATCTGTCTGTATCATCTGTTAGAGCAAACCATAGGCTACATTAGACgtgaaaataattttaactGTATTTAAATCCAAAGAGTATTCACAAGAATAACAAGAATCAAATGCATAATTTACAACACTGATCTCAAGCATTGATTGAGATGAGCACACCGACTtgcacaaaaatagaaaatgcaatATACAGACTATAATgcaaaatgtctaaaatgttgGGTCAGGTGCTTTGTGGCGtagtttattttacattattccCAATCTACAAAATTATGATTTAGGTTTGTATAGTTGTCATTTGGAGTACGTATTTGAATGAAAGAGACTTGGTAAGtcacatattttttattctatcAACACAATATatgacaaacaaccatgcaaCATTTGAACAAGACAtcagcaaaacaaaacacaatatGTACTCACACCTCTGCAATGGCAATACTCGGTTTCtgatcatttcattttattcagaTTACAGCACAAATGGAGAAGATGCTCAAGATGGAGCAGGAATTGTATCTTTGGTCGGAATGAAAATGTGGAGGACTTGTGAAATCTACAATGAATGGTAAGAATAAGATTTGAAATCCATGGTTTGTTGACATTTACACCAATTTAATAGTTTATGAATAAGTTTTAATTAAAACCAAATCCACATGCTATCCCCTCTAAGGCACCTTTGCCCCCAAAAtgcagtaaaaatatattttcatggggcaaaaaacaatgtcatatattttttttacagccacGTGTCTGTCAaaatcaagacattttttttgtcattgacaaaaaaattgacaatgtaTTGCAAGACTTATCGAGACAAAGCCAACATTCTGTTTTAAGGTGCCACTCCTTagactaaaaataaagattcagCCCAAAACACacgaaaaaaattaatataatacTAGAAACAGATAAAAACAGGACTGGACCATACTAATAAGAACTCAACTGTCATAATATATTTGTGTTAGTCAATTAGATAATTGAGTTGACAGTTCAACATAATTGGAACCATGCGTATAACACCAGATAATGTTGCAGCACTGATTTGTAACCTGACTTTGTAAAATGAAGGAAGCTTCCTTGCTCGTCATTTTCCTCTGCTAAATGGCAATATgcgtctttaaaaaatgaaggggTTGATAAAGTAACAGTCACATGGCTTCAAATGTAAGGCACAAGTTTCATCTTGAGCGTCTACACTTTCTCAATCCTTCAAAAaatctgtcccggctacagtaAGGAACAATTCTAGTCACTAAGGTACCCTCACAGAATAGTCCCATcctttaaatgaacaaaaatagccaatacgtacacacacaccaTCTGCGGATACATGCGTGAAAACAAGCGGTAAAATAAATGCTCTGATTACAGTTGATGGCCTTGCAGAGGAGATTGAAGAAGAGAAGGAGATTTGCTTGTGCTTATAGTCGAGTAAAGGGACCAATATGAAGCGGCCCTCTCAGTTTGGGGGAAGAGCAAACATTGGTCGAGAACAAGGAGGATGGAGAGGAAGAATAAGGCGAAGACGATGCAGAGTCACCACTATTGTTTAAGGTGAACACACTGGAAATGGCAACATCCACTATGCCTTGACACAACTCCGGGTACAGTTTCCTAGCAGCAACAAGACAAGAAATTGTAAGTGAAAAGGAGTC
The nucleotide sequence above comes from Stigmatopora nigra isolate UIUO_SnigA chromosome 12, RoL_Snig_1.1, whole genome shotgun sequence. Encoded proteins:
- the nanp gene encoding N-acylneuraminate-9-phosphatase translates to MDANPVKALIFDLDNTLIDTNGAGRYAIQKTQALLKTTLTLDDGTITNICEKFMQKLLHEKPEPTSGKSIDDIRVGHWDESIKECVDSCSTPNLAAQCYYLWKNSRLELLKLAPEISDLLKQLRRKYKLLLLTNGNAQTQREKVEAVDCEAFFDRIVVGGDYAEQKPYPSIFRLCFDLLQVEAQDCIMVGDSLDTDIQGGFMAKVRATVWINKSGDAVPDGAAKPDYIISTVLDLEDVLAKVN
- the LOC144205733 gene encoding homeodomain-interacting protein kinase 1-like; this encodes MAMGVNSNTQHSSSESDPKKTSTPFEKLQSNILTSKSTTYLVKDLIGEGTFGKVAQCVNLSTSQTVALKVLKTKSNVVSKMEIKILEIVRALDPVKKSIVKYIENFEHEGYTCLAFEMLDMSLFDFVKKRNKPLSISEIRPIAHQLLMAFEALKGIRIIHADLKPDNIMLVNHSCEPFRVKLIDFGCSLQSSAVTLGMTIQPMGYRAPEVTLGLPISEQVDMWGLGCALTFLHIGQHLFATNCEYQMMKTIVQIRGQPADSLLTAGKYSQKYFTNLDFKQWKLKTPNEYKLTNREETKTWKTRLKSLDALRTKREDTTEVISEFEDQNEFVSFLKSLLNIQAERRIAPTEALKHRYVSMAHLVHESHTSSYVDNAFDQMLVCHMEGFEEELISDSEDDDKPAYNIILHSSFSSDGSADTGHWSSSDSSDGTSEAYTQTDQDEFGPVEKNITVYMCSECGNLLNKH